The following are encoded together in the Azospirillum lipoferum 4B genome:
- the tig gene encoding trigger factor: MNITETSTDGLKREFQVVISAKDIEEKVNGKLEELRRTVQLPGFRPGKVPVTVIKQRYFGGVLSEVLEDAISDSSRQALSERGLRVALQPKIEVEKYEDGGDLTYKMAVELLPDVEPGDFTGIELEKPVAEVTDESVEEALARLASAHSTQAPVTEDRAAETGDIAVIDFAGSVDGEALPGMDGKDYPLELGAGRFVPGFEEQLVGAKAGEHRTVNVTFPEDYPHERLKGAATVFEVDVKELRKNVPAEVNDELAKEFGMESLEKMREAIRDRIKGEYDGLSRLRVKRQLLDKLAEAHSFEVPAGMVDIEFEGIWARLQEELKNGTAGEDASKSEDELKAEYRSIAERRVRLGLLLSEVGRRNNIQVTQDEVNRALINEARRFPGQERQVFEFFKQNQQALENLRAPIFEDKVVDHILDQAKVTEKTVSVEDLTKDEDEAGNESVAA, encoded by the coding sequence ATGAACATCACCGAGACCAGCACCGACGGCCTCAAGCGCGAATTTCAGGTCGTCATTTCCGCCAAGGACATCGAAGAGAAGGTGAACGGCAAGCTGGAAGAGCTGCGCCGCACGGTCCAGCTGCCGGGCTTCCGTCCGGGCAAGGTGCCGGTCACCGTGATCAAGCAGCGCTATTTCGGTGGCGTGCTGTCCGAGGTGCTGGAGGACGCCATCTCCGACAGCTCGCGTCAGGCGCTGAGCGAGCGCGGCCTGCGCGTCGCCCTGCAGCCGAAGATCGAGGTCGAGAAGTACGAGGACGGCGGCGACCTCACCTACAAGATGGCGGTCGAGCTGCTGCCGGACGTCGAGCCGGGCGACTTCACCGGCATCGAGCTGGAGAAGCCGGTCGCCGAGGTCACCGACGAGTCGGTGGAAGAGGCGCTGGCACGTCTGGCCTCGGCCCACTCGACCCAGGCCCCGGTCACCGAGGACCGCGCTGCCGAGACCGGCGACATCGCCGTGATCGACTTCGCCGGTTCGGTGGATGGCGAGGCCCTGCCGGGCATGGACGGCAAGGACTACCCGCTGGAGCTCGGTGCCGGCCGCTTCGTGCCGGGCTTCGAGGAGCAGCTGGTCGGCGCCAAGGCCGGCGAGCACCGCACCGTCAACGTCACCTTCCCGGAAGACTATCCGCACGAGCGCCTGAAGGGCGCCGCGACGGTCTTCGAGGTCGACGTGAAGGAGCTGCGCAAGAACGTCCCGGCCGAGGTCAATGACGAACTCGCCAAGGAGTTCGGCATGGAAAGCCTGGAGAAGATGCGCGAAGCCATCCGCGACCGCATCAAGGGCGAGTATGACGGCCTGTCGCGCCTGCGCGTGAAGCGCCAGCTGCTCGACAAGCTGGCCGAGGCCCATTCGTTCGAGGTGCCGGCCGGCATGGTCGACATCGAGTTCGAGGGCATCTGGGCCCGCCTGCAGGAAGAGCTGAAGAACGGCACGGCCGGCGAGGACGCCAGCAAGTCCGAGGACGAGCTGAAGGCCGAGTACCGCTCGATCGCCGAGCGCCGCGTCCGCCTGGGTCTGCTGCTGTCGGAAGTCGGCCGCCGCAACAACATCCAGGTCACCCAGGACGAGGTGAACCGCGCCCTGATCAACGAAGCCCGCCGCTTCCCCGGTCAGGAGCGTCAGGTGTTCGAGTTCTTCAAGCAGAACCAGCAGGCGCTCGAGAATCTCCGTGCCCCGATCTTCGAGGACAAGGTCGTCGATCACATCCTGGATCAGGCCAAGGTGACCGAGAAGACCGTCAGCGTCGAAGACCTGACGAAGGACGAGGACGAGGCAGGCAACGAGTCCGTGGCCGCCTAA
- a CDS encoding malonyl-CoA decarboxylase, translating to MSDAPDTTTLDPVPPSQAAQSNFFDRALDNLRTRWREIAASARGAVGAAPRTHLPREDAERLKEQIEACLESRGGEVSARARAAQLGRTYLALDPQGRRNFLLMLARDFDVDRDAVTDAMATFQAAADPVARGHAERALRRALEPPRLRLLTQFNALPEGVKFLVDLRAELMEMARGEPLLQALEDDLKNLLRAWFDVGFLEMHRITWDSPASLLEKLIKYEAVHEISGWQDLKDRLDSDRRCFAFFHPRMPHEPLIFVEVALVQGMSDNVQALLDPTAPVCDPKSADSAIFYSISNAQVGLAGISFGNFLIKRVVDGLATEFPNIKCYATLSPIPGFRRWFDRTLDRDGDAVLTNTEAERIAERLAELEQDEDGEASAGAPTEGGIGADESPLLTRALSRPSWAEDEELQKRLRGPLMRMCAQYLTVLQEAKGHGRARAQDPVAHFHLTNGARMERLNWLADRSGKGLKQSLGMMINYRYRLGEIDANHEAYTGEGRIIASSAVRSMAKSGG from the coding sequence ATGAGCGACGCACCCGACACGACCACGCTGGATCCTGTGCCGCCATCCCAGGCCGCGCAGTCCAACTTCTTCGACCGCGCGCTGGACAACCTGCGCACCCGCTGGCGCGAGATCGCGGCTTCGGCCCGCGGCGCCGTCGGCGCAGCGCCGCGCACCCATCTGCCCCGCGAGGACGCCGAGCGGCTGAAGGAGCAGATCGAAGCCTGCCTGGAATCGCGTGGCGGCGAGGTTTCGGCCCGCGCCCGCGCCGCCCAGCTCGGCCGCACCTATCTGGCGCTCGATCCCCAGGGCCGCCGCAACTTCCTTCTAATGCTCGCGCGCGACTTCGACGTCGACCGCGACGCGGTGACGGACGCGATGGCGACCTTCCAGGCGGCGGCCGATCCGGTCGCCCGCGGCCATGCCGAGCGGGCGCTCCGCCGTGCGCTGGAGCCGCCGCGCCTGCGCCTGCTGACCCAGTTCAACGCCCTGCCGGAAGGCGTCAAGTTCCTGGTGGACCTGCGGGCCGAGCTGATGGAGATGGCGCGCGGCGAACCGCTGCTGCAGGCGCTGGAAGACGATCTGAAGAACCTGCTGCGCGCGTGGTTCGACGTCGGTTTCCTGGAAATGCACCGCATCACCTGGGACAGCCCGGCCTCGCTGCTGGAAAAGCTGATCAAGTACGAGGCTGTGCACGAGATCAGCGGCTGGCAGGATTTGAAGGACCGGCTCGATTCCGACCGGCGCTGCTTCGCCTTCTTCCACCCGCGCATGCCGCACGAGCCGCTGATCTTCGTCGAGGTGGCGCTGGTCCAGGGCATGTCGGACAACGTGCAGGCGCTGCTCGACCCCACCGCCCCGGTCTGCGACCCGAAGAGCGCCGACAGCGCCATCTTCTATTCGATCTCCAACGCCCAGGTCGGGCTGGCCGGCATCAGCTTCGGCAATTTCCTGATCAAGCGCGTGGTCGACGGGCTGGCGACCGAATTCCCCAACATCAAATGCTACGCCACCCTGTCGCCGATCCCCGGCTTCCGCCGCTGGTTCGACCGGACGCTCGACCGCGACGGCGACGCCGTGCTGACCAACACGGAGGCCGAGCGCATCGCCGAACGGCTGGCCGAACTGGAGCAGGACGAAGATGGCGAGGCGTCGGCCGGGGCGCCCACCGAGGGCGGCATCGGTGCCGACGAATCGCCGCTGCTCACCCGCGCGCTGTCCCGCCCCAGCTGGGCGGAGGATGAAGAACTCCAGAAGCGGCTTCGCGGCCCCCTGATGCGGATGTGCGCCCAGTATCTGACGGTGCTGCAGGAGGCGAAGGGCCATGGCCGCGCCCGCGCGCAGGATCCGGTGGCGCATTTCCACCTGACCAACGGCGCCCGGATGGAACGGCTGAACTGGCTGGCCGACCGGTCGGGCAAGGGTCTGAAACAGTCGCTGGGGATGATGATCAACTACCGCTATCGGCTGGGCGAGATCGATGCCAACCACGAGGCTTATACCGGCGAGGGGCGCATCATCGCCTCCTCCGCCGTGCGGTCGATGGCCAAGTCCGGCGGCTGA
- a CDS encoding bifunctional ADP-dependent NAD(P)H-hydrate dehydratase/NAD(P)H-hydrate epimerase produces the protein MDELLSVAEMYRADQLAIAAGVPGPALMEAAGAAVVRAVCERWAPHPTAVLCGPGNNGGDGFVIARLLLEAGWPVRLALLGTRSALAGDAAVAAERWPGPIEAADPYILKGNPLVIDALFGAGLSRTLDGLARAIVEAMEGRTVVAVDVPSGLHGDSGRVLGAAPQAALTVTFFRRKPGHVLLPGRTLCGEVVVADIGIPERVLDGIAPQTAVNEPSLWHHRFPWPALDGHKYARGHAVVLGGARMTGAARLASVAALRAGAGLVTIACPPEAFPIYAAGCASVIVDPLEEADAFARLLQDQRKNAVLIGPGAGRGAQTRAAVMAALDARKACVLDADALTSFAEAADELLDRLDKRCVLTPHEGEFARLFGDSVGMDGDKLSRVRAAAARSGAVVVLKGADTVVAAPDGRAVVNVNAPPDLATAGTGDVLAGIVLGLLAQGMDGFEAACTAVWLHGEAGRALGPGLISDDLAGALPGVLKALKAQG, from the coding sequence ATGGATGAGCTTCTGTCCGTCGCGGAGATGTATAGGGCCGACCAGCTGGCCATCGCTGCCGGGGTGCCCGGCCCGGCCCTGATGGAGGCCGCCGGCGCCGCCGTGGTCCGCGCGGTGTGCGAACGCTGGGCGCCGCACCCGACGGCCGTGCTCTGCGGCCCCGGCAACAATGGCGGCGACGGCTTCGTGATCGCCCGGCTTCTTCTGGAGGCCGGCTGGCCGGTGCGGCTGGCGCTGCTCGGCACGCGCTCGGCCCTCGCCGGCGACGCCGCGGTGGCCGCCGAGCGCTGGCCCGGCCCGATCGAGGCGGCCGATCCCTATATCCTCAAGGGCAATCCCCTGGTCATCGACGCGCTGTTCGGCGCCGGCCTGTCCCGGACGCTCGACGGCCTTGCCCGCGCCATCGTCGAGGCGATGGAGGGGCGCACGGTGGTGGCGGTGGACGTGCCGAGCGGCCTGCACGGCGACAGCGGCCGGGTGCTGGGCGCCGCGCCCCAGGCGGCGCTGACCGTCACCTTCTTCCGCCGCAAGCCCGGCCATGTGCTGTTGCCCGGCCGTACCCTGTGCGGCGAGGTGGTGGTCGCCGACATCGGCATTCCGGAGCGGGTGTTGGACGGCATCGCCCCGCAGACCGCCGTCAACGAGCCGTCGCTGTGGCACCACCGCTTTCCCTGGCCGGCGCTGGACGGCCACAAATATGCGCGCGGCCATGCCGTTGTTCTCGGCGGCGCGCGGATGACCGGCGCGGCGCGGCTGGCCTCGGTCGCCGCGTTGCGGGCCGGGGCCGGGCTGGTCACCATCGCCTGTCCGCCGGAGGCTTTTCCGATCTATGCCGCCGGCTGCGCCAGCGTGATCGTCGATCCGCTGGAGGAAGCCGACGCTTTCGCCCGCCTGCTGCAGGACCAGCGGAAGAACGCGGTGCTGATCGGGCCGGGAGCGGGCAGGGGGGCGCAGACCCGCGCCGCGGTGATGGCCGCGCTGGACGCCCGCAAGGCCTGCGTGCTGGATGCCGATGCGCTGACCAGCTTCGCCGAAGCGGCCGACGAGCTTCTCGACCGGTTGGACAAGCGCTGCGTCCTGACCCCGCATGAGGGGGAGTTCGCCCGGCTGTTCGGCGATTCGGTCGGCATGGACGGCGACAAGCTGTCGCGGGTGCGTGCCGCCGCCGCCCGGTCGGGTGCCGTGGTGGTGCTGAAGGGAGCCGACACCGTGGTCGCCGCGCCCGACGGCCGCGCCGTGGTCAATGTGAACGCGCCGCCCGATCTGGCGACCGCCGGGACCGGCGACGTGCTGGCCGGCATCGTGCTGGGCCTGCTGGCGCAGGGGATGGATGGGTTCGAGGCCGCCTGCACCGCCGTCTGGCTGCATGGCGAGGCCGGGCGCGCCCTCGGCCCCGGCCTGATCTCCGACGATCTGGCGGGGGCGCTTCCCGGCGTGCTGAAGGCATTGAAGGCGCAGGGCTGA
- a CDS encoding P-II family nitrogen regulator — MTSVDAAGSDRPNVARSMLTVVAVGSAVDGACRRWHLVHERPMKKIEAIIKPFKLDEVKEALHEVGIKGITVTEAKGFGRQKGHTELYRGAEYVVDFLPKVKIEVVMEDSLVERAIEAIQQAAHTGRIGDGKIFVTPVEEVVRIRTGEKGADAI; from the coding sequence ATGACCAGCGTCGACGCCGCCGGATCGGATCGGCCGAATGTGGCACGCTCCATGCTTACCGTCGTCGCTGTCGGCAGTGCCGTGGACGGTGCCTGCCGGCGTTGGCACCTCGTACACGAGAGACCCATGAAGAAGATCGAAGCCATCATCAAGCCGTTCAAACTCGACGAGGTGAAGGAAGCCCTTCACGAGGTCGGGATCAAGGGGATCACCGTCACCGAAGCCAAGGGCTTCGGCCGCCAGAAGGGCCACACCGAGCTTTACCGCGGCGCGGAATATGTCGTGGACTTCCTGCCGAAGGTGAAGATCGAGGTGGTGATGGAAGACTCCCTGGTGGAACGGGCGATCGAGGCGATCCAGCAGGCCGCGCATACCGGCCGCATCGGCGACGGCAAGATCTTCGTCACGCCCGTGGAGGAAGTGGTCCGCATCCGCACCGGCGAAAAGGGTGCCGACGCGATCTGA
- the glnA gene encoding type I glutamate--ammonia ligase, with translation MSDISKVFDLIKEHDVKYVDLRFTDPRGKLHHTAQHVSTIDEDVFEDGIMFDGSSIAGWKGIEESDMILKLDPTTAVMDPFAAQPTLNILCDVYDPGTGGSYARCPRGIAKAAERYTASAGIGDTVFFGPEAEFFVFDNVKYTVEMNKVSYQFDSDEGTYSSDKDYEDGNLGHRPGTKGGYFPVAPIDSCNDLRAEMLSVLAEMGVPVEKHHHEVAAAQHELGIKFDTLVRTADNMQYYKYVVHNVAHAYGKSATFMPKPVFGDNGSGMHCHQSIWKDGQPLFAGNQYADLSELALYYIGGIIKHAKALNAFTNPSTNSYKRLVPGYEAPVLLAYSARNRSASCRIPYVASPKGKRVEVRFPDPSANPYLAFAAMLMAGLDGIQNKIHPGDAMDKNLYDLPPEELAKVPTVCGSLREALNSLREDNEFLRKGDVFTQDMIDGYIDLRTEEMMAFETMPHPIEYKMYYSV, from the coding sequence ATGTCCGACATCAGCAAGGTCTTCGACCTGATCAAGGAACACGACGTCAAGTACGTGGACCTGCGCTTCACCGACCCGCGCGGCAAGCTGCACCACACGGCCCAGCACGTCTCGACCATCGACGAGGATGTGTTCGAGGACGGCATCATGTTCGACGGTTCCTCGATCGCCGGCTGGAAGGGCATCGAAGAGTCGGACATGATCCTGAAGCTGGACCCGACAACGGCCGTCATGGATCCGTTCGCCGCCCAGCCGACGCTGAACATCCTCTGCGACGTGTACGATCCCGGCACCGGCGGCTCCTACGCCCGCTGCCCGCGCGGCATCGCCAAGGCCGCCGAGCGCTACACCGCCTCGGCCGGCATCGGCGACACCGTCTTCTTCGGTCCGGAAGCCGAGTTCTTCGTCTTCGACAACGTGAAGTACACGGTCGAGATGAACAAGGTCTCCTACCAGTTCGATTCGGACGAGGGCACCTATTCGTCCGACAAGGACTATGAGGACGGCAACCTGGGCCACCGTCCGGGCACCAAGGGCGGTTACTTCCCGGTCGCCCCGATCGACAGCTGCAACGACCTCCGCGCCGAGATGCTGAGCGTCCTGGCCGAGATGGGCGTTCCGGTCGAGAAGCACCACCACGAGGTGGCCGCCGCCCAGCACGAGCTGGGCATCAAGTTCGACACGCTGGTCCGCACCGCGGACAACATGCAGTACTACAAGTACGTGGTGCACAACGTCGCCCACGCCTACGGCAAGTCGGCGACCTTCATGCCGAAGCCGGTGTTCGGCGACAACGGTTCGGGCATGCACTGCCACCAGTCGATCTGGAAGGACGGCCAGCCGCTGTTCGCCGGCAACCAGTATGCCGACCTGTCGGAGCTGGCGCTGTACTACATCGGCGGTATCATCAAGCACGCCAAGGCGCTGAACGCCTTCACCAACCCGTCGACCAACAGCTACAAGCGTCTGGTCCCGGGCTATGAGGCCCCGGTCCTGCTGGCCTACTCGGCCCGCAACCGTTCGGCGTCCTGCCGCATCCCGTACGTCGCCTCGCCGAAGGGCAAGCGCGTCGAGGTCCGCTTCCCGGATCCGTCGGCCAACCCGTACCTGGCCTTCGCCGCCATGCTGATGGCCGGCCTGGACGGCATCCAGAACAAGATCCATCCGGGCGACGCGATGGACAAGAACCTGTACGACCTGCCGCCGGAAGAGCTGGCCAAGGTTCCGACCGTCTGCGGCTCGCTGCGCGAAGCCCTGAACTCGCTCCGCGAGGACAACGAGTTCCTGCGCAAGGGCGACGTCTTCACGCAGGACATGATCGACGGCTACATCGACCTCCGCACGGAAGAGATGATGGCCTTCGAGACCATGCCGCACCCGATCGAGTACAAGATGTACTACTCGGTTTGA
- the gatA gene encoding Asp-tRNA(Asn)/Glu-tRNA(Gln) amidotransferase subunit GatA, whose amino-acid sequence MTALTHLTMAEALDGLAKKDFTAVELTEAHVRAVEAVRPFNIFITETPDAALSMAKASDERRAKGEAGPMDGLPIAVKDLFCTKGVSTTAGSHILDGFKPEYESTVTSQLWRDGAVMLGKVNLDEFAMGSATITAHQGETVSPWSPGAPGAWEKKIVAGGSSGGSAAVIAARAALGATGTDTGGSIRQPAGYTGTVGIKPTYGRCSRWGIVAYASSLDQAGPMTRTVEDAAIMLRSMCGFDPKDSTSVDMPVPDFRAALTGDIRGLRVGIPKEYRVEGLSPEIAALWDQGIAWLKEAGAEPVEVSLPHTKYALAAYYIIAPAEASSNLARYDGVRYGLRVEGGNLKEMYENTRGAGFGKEVQRRILIGTYVLSAGYYDAYYNKARQVRTRIKWDFDEAFKSCDVILTPTAPSTPFAIGEKMDDPVQMYLNDVFTVPINLAGLPAMSVPAGLGADGLPLGLQLIGRPFDEETLLRVGHVVEKAANFTALPPFVA is encoded by the coding sequence ATGACGGCGCTCACGCATCTGACGATGGCGGAGGCCCTGGATGGCCTCGCCAAGAAGGATTTCACCGCGGTCGAGCTGACCGAGGCGCATGTGCGCGCGGTCGAGGCCGTGCGGCCCTTCAACATCTTCATCACCGAGACCCCCGACGCCGCCCTGTCGATGGCCAAGGCCAGCGACGAGCGCCGGGCGAAGGGCGAGGCCGGCCCGATGGACGGCCTGCCCATCGCGGTGAAGGATCTGTTCTGCACCAAGGGCGTTTCGACCACCGCCGGCAGCCATATCCTGGACGGCTTCAAGCCGGAATATGAGTCGACGGTTACCTCCCAGCTGTGGCGCGACGGCGCCGTCATGCTGGGCAAGGTGAACCTGGACGAGTTCGCCATGGGTTCCGCCACCATCACCGCCCATCAGGGCGAGACGGTCAGCCCGTGGAGCCCCGGCGCGCCCGGCGCCTGGGAGAAGAAGATCGTCGCCGGCGGCTCGTCGGGCGGGTCCGCCGCGGTGATCGCCGCGCGCGCCGCGCTGGGCGCCACCGGCACCGACACCGGCGGCTCGATCCGCCAGCCGGCCGGCTACACCGGCACCGTCGGCATCAAGCCGACCTATGGCCGCTGTTCGCGCTGGGGCATCGTCGCCTACGCCTCCTCGCTGGATCAGGCCGGGCCGATGACCCGGACGGTCGAGGATGCGGCGATCATGCTGCGCTCCATGTGCGGCTTCGATCCGAAGGACTCCACCTCGGTCGACATGCCGGTGCCGGATTTCCGCGCCGCGCTGACCGGTGACATCCGCGGCCTGCGCGTCGGCATTCCGAAGGAATACCGGGTGGAGGGCCTGTCGCCGGAGATCGCCGCGCTGTGGGACCAGGGCATCGCCTGGCTGAAGGAGGCCGGCGCCGAGCCGGTCGAGGTCAGCCTGCCGCACACCAAATACGCGCTGGCCGCCTATTACATCATCGCGCCGGCCGAGGCGTCGTCCAACCTCGCGCGCTATGACGGCGTGCGCTACGGCCTGCGGGTCGAGGGCGGCAACCTCAAGGAAATGTACGAGAACACCCGCGGCGCCGGCTTCGGCAAGGAAGTGCAGCGCCGCATCCTGATCGGCACCTATGTGCTGTCGGCCGGCTATTACGACGCCTATTACAACAAGGCCCGTCAGGTGCGCACGCGCATCAAGTGGGACTTCGACGAGGCGTTCAAGAGCTGCGACGTCATCCTGACGCCGACCGCCCCCAGCACGCCCTTCGCCATCGGCGAGAAGATGGACGATCCGGTGCAGATGTACCTGAACGACGTCTTCACCGTTCCGATCAATCTCGCCGGCCTGCCGGCCATGTCGGTCCCCGCCGGTCTCGGCGCCGACGGCCTGCCGCTCGGCCTCCAGCTGATCGGCCGCCCCTTCGACGAGGAGACGCTGCTGCGCGTCGGCCATGTCGTGGAGAAGGCCGCCAATTTCACCGCGCTCCCGCCCTTCGTGGCGTGA
- the gatC gene encoding Asp-tRNA(Asn)/Glu-tRNA(Gln) amidotransferase subunit GatC, whose protein sequence is MSLDKATVAKIAHLARIKVPDEELESLAGELSQILTFVEQLNEVDTKDVPPMTSVAAQKLRRRKDEVTDGGYAAQVLSNGPETAEGFYVVPKVVE, encoded by the coding sequence ATGTCGCTCGACAAGGCCACGGTGGCCAAGATCGCGCATCTGGCCCGCATCAAGGTGCCGGACGAGGAACTGGAATCCCTGGCTGGGGAACTGAGCCAGATTCTGACCTTCGTGGAACAGCTCAACGAGGTCGACACGAAGGACGTGCCGCCGATGACCAGTGTGGCCGCGCAAAAACTGCGCCGCCGCAAGGACGAGGTCACCGACGGCGGTTACGCCGCGCAGGTCCTGTCGAACGGTCCGGAAACGGCCGAAGGCTTCTATGTCGTGCCCAAGGTGGTCGAGTGA
- a CDS encoding GNAT family N-acetyltransferase — translation MNSASTLPFLSHRPLADGDIPTICGFPRSAEELYFLFPRAVWPLTADQVRATLGTRRDPTVVTLSENGRDRVVGYANYATFEDGRTASIGNVSVDPALRRRGIAEYLVRTMIGRAFDHHRLPELTLYCFNTNTPALLLYAKLGLTPIALETRVTPWGEPIALFKLRMDRASWHSVSRIAA, via the coding sequence ATGAACAGCGCATCGACCCTGCCCTTTCTGTCGCACCGGCCGCTTGCCGACGGCGACATCCCGACCATCTGCGGATTTCCCCGCAGCGCGGAGGAACTGTATTTCCTGTTCCCGCGCGCGGTCTGGCCGCTGACCGCGGATCAGGTCCGGGCGACGCTGGGCACCCGCCGCGATCCGACCGTCGTGACCCTGTCGGAGAACGGGCGGGACCGGGTCGTCGGCTATGCCAACTATGCCACCTTCGAGGATGGCCGGACCGCCAGCATCGGCAATGTCAGCGTCGATCCGGCCCTGCGCCGCCGCGGCATCGCCGAATATCTGGTGCGGACGATGATCGGCCGTGCCTTCGACCATCACCGCCTGCCCGAACTGACCCTCTATTGCTTCAACACCAACACGCCGGCCCTGCTGCTCTATGCGAAGCTCGGGTTGACGCCGATCGCACTGGAAACGCGGGTGACGCCCTGGGGCGAGCCGATCGCGCTGTTCAAGCTGCGCATGGACCGTGCCAGCTGGCATTCGGTCTCGCGCATTGCCGCCTGA
- the ruvX gene encoding Holliday junction resolvase RuvX: protein MMIHTLSELAARLGKNQRLLGLDVGTKTVGLAVADPGLIVASPIGTLKRTKFTQDARELGKTIRDYGIGGLVVGLPLNMDGTEGPRAESVRAFAKNLLERPDLLGWEAEIAFWDERLSTSAVERFMIGEADMTRKRRDEVVDKMAAAYILQGALDMLANQRRLAAEEEAEEDDDYDRDEDRDHGRDRD from the coding sequence ATCATGATCCACACCCTCTCCGAACTCGCGGCCCGGCTGGGCAAAAACCAACGTTTGCTTGGCCTTGACGTCGGCACCAAGACCGTCGGGCTGGCGGTTGCCGATCCGGGACTGATCGTCGCATCCCCGATCGGAACGCTGAAGCGGACCAAATTCACCCAGGACGCGCGCGAGCTCGGCAAGACCATCCGCGACTACGGCATCGGCGGGCTGGTCGTCGGGCTGCCGCTGAACATGGACGGGACGGAGGGGCCGCGCGCCGAGTCGGTGCGCGCCTTCGCCAAGAACCTGCTGGAGCGCCCCGACCTGCTGGGCTGGGAGGCGGAGATCGCCTTCTGGGACGAGCGGCTGTCGACCTCCGCCGTCGAGCGTTTCATGATCGGCGAGGCCGACATGACCCGCAAGCGCCGGGACGAGGTGGTGGACAAGATGGCCGCCGCCTACATCCTGCAGGGCGCTCTCGACATGCTGGCCAACCAGCGCCGCCTCGCCGCGGAAGAGGAAGCGGAAGAGGACGACGACTACGACCGGGACGAGGACCGCGACCACGGGCGCGACCGGGACTGA